A genomic stretch from Peromyscus eremicus chromosome 6, PerEre_H2_v1, whole genome shotgun sequence includes:
- the Chtop gene encoding chromatin target of PRMT1 protein isoform X3 codes for MAAQSAPKVVLKSTTKMSLNERFTNMLKNKQPMPVNIRASMQQQQQLASARNRRLAQQMENRPSVQAALKLKQKSLKQRLGKSNIQARLGRPIGALARGAIGGRGLPIIQRGLPRGGLRGGRATRTLLRGGMSLRGRGMIGRGRGGFGGRGRGRGRGRGALTRPVLTKEQLDNQLDAYMSKTKGHLDAELDAYMAQTDPETND; via the exons ATGGCTGCACAGTCAGCACCGAAAGTTGTGCTAAAAAGCACCACCAAGATGTCTCTAAATGAGCG CTTTACTAATATGCTGAAGAACAAACAGCCGATGCCAGTGAATATTCGGGCTTcgatgcagcagcagcagcagctagccAGTGCCAGAAACAGAAGACTGGCCCAGCAGATGGAGAATAGACCCTCTGTCCAGGCAGCATTAAAACTGAAGCAG AAGAGCTTAAAGCAGCGCCTGGGTAAGAGTAACATCCAGGCACGTTTAGGCCGACCCATAGGTGCCCTGGCCAGGGGAGCAATTGGAGGAAGAGGCCTACCCATAATCCAGAGAGGCTTGCCCCGAGGAGGACTACGTGGGGGACGTGCCACCAGAACCCTGCTTAGGGGCGGGATGTCGCTCCGAG GTCGGGGTATGATAGGTCGGGGAAGAGGGGGCTTTGGAGGCCGAGGCCGAGGTCGTGGCCGAGGAAGAGGTGCCCTCACTCGCCCTGTATTAACCAAGGAGCAGCTGGACAACCAATTGGATGCATACATGTCGAAAACTAAAGGACACCTGGATGCTGAATTGGATGCCTACATGGCACAGACAGATCCTGAAACCAATGATtga
- the Chtop gene encoding chromatin target of PRMT1 protein isoform X4, giving the protein MAAQSAPKVVLKSTTKMSLNERFTNMLKNKQPMPVNIRASMQQQQQLASARNRRLAQQMENRPSVQAALKLKQSLKQRLGKSNIQARLGRPIGALARGAIGGRGLPIIQRGLPRGGLRGGRATRTLLRGGMSLRGRGMIGRGRGGFGGRGRGRGRGRGALTRPVLTKEQLDNQLDAYMSKTKGHLDAELDAYMAQTDPETND; this is encoded by the exons ATGGCTGCACAGTCAGCACCGAAAGTTGTGCTAAAAAGCACCACCAAGATGTCTCTAAATGAGCG CTTTACTAATATGCTGAAGAACAAACAGCCGATGCCAGTGAATATTCGGGCTTcgatgcagcagcagcagcagctagccAGTGCCAGAAACAGAAGACTGGCCCAGCAGATGGAGAATAGACCCTCTGTCCAGGCAGCATTAAAACTGAAGCAG AGCTTAAAGCAGCGCCTGGGTAAGAGTAACATCCAGGCACGTTTAGGCCGACCCATAGGTGCCCTGGCCAGGGGAGCAATTGGAGGAAGAGGCCTACCCATAATCCAGAGAGGCTTGCCCCGAGGAGGACTACGTGGGGGACGTGCCACCAGAACCCTGCTTAGGGGCGGGATGTCGCTCCGAG GTCGGGGTATGATAGGTCGGGGAAGAGGGGGCTTTGGAGGCCGAGGCCGAGGTCGTGGCCGAGGAAGAGGTGCCCTCACTCGCCCTGTATTAACCAAGGAGCAGCTGGACAACCAATTGGATGCATACATGTCGAAAACTAAAGGACACCTGGATGCTGAATTGGATGCCTACATGGCACAGACAGATCCTGAAACCAATGATtga
- the Chtop gene encoding chromatin target of PRMT1 protein isoform X1, translated as MAAQSAPKVVLKSTTKMSLNERFTNMLKNKQPMPVNIRASMQQQQQLASARNRRLAQQMENRPSVQAALKLKQKSLKQRLGKSNIQARLGRPIGALARGAIGGRGLPIIQRGLPRGGLRGGRATRTLLRGGMSLRGQNLLRGGRAVAPRMGLRRGGVRGRGGPGRGGLGRGAMGRGGIGGRGRGMIGRGRGGFGGRGRGRGRGRGALTRPVLTKEQLDNQLDAYMSKTKGHLDAELDAYMAQTDPETND; from the exons ATGGCTGCACAGTCAGCACCGAAAGTTGTGCTAAAAAGCACCACCAAGATGTCTCTAAATGAGCG CTTTACTAATATGCTGAAGAACAAACAGCCGATGCCAGTGAATATTCGGGCTTcgatgcagcagcagcagcagctagccAGTGCCAGAAACAGAAGACTGGCCCAGCAGATGGAGAATAGACCCTCTGTCCAGGCAGCATTAAAACTGAAGCAG AAGAGCTTAAAGCAGCGCCTGGGTAAGAGTAACATCCAGGCACGTTTAGGCCGACCCATAGGTGCCCTGGCCAGGGGAGCAATTGGAGGAAGAGGCCTACCCATAATCCAGAGAGGCTTGCCCCGAGGAGGACTACGTGGGGGACGTGCCACCAGAACCCTGCTTAGGGGCGGGATGTCGCTCCGAG GTCAAAACCTGCTCCGAGGTGGACGAGCCGTAGCTCCCCGAATGGGCTTAAGAAGAGGTGGTGTTCGAGGTCGTGGAGGTCCTGGGAGAGGGGGCCTAGGGCGTGGAGCTATGGGTCGTGGCGGAATCGGTGGTAGAG GTCGGGGTATGATAGGTCGGGGAAGAGGGGGCTTTGGAGGCCGAGGCCGAGGTCGTGGCCGAGGAAGAGGTGCCCTCACTCGCCCTGTATTAACCAAGGAGCAGCTGGACAACCAATTGGATGCATACATGTCGAAAACTAAAGGACACCTGGATGCTGAATTGGATGCCTACATGGCACAGACAGATCCTGAAACCAATGATtga
- the Chtop gene encoding chromatin target of PRMT1 protein isoform X2 gives MAAQSAPKVVLKSTTKMSLNERFTNMLKNKQPMPVNIRASMQQQQQLASARNRRLAQQMENRPSVQAALKLKQSLKQRLGKSNIQARLGRPIGALARGAIGGRGLPIIQRGLPRGGLRGGRATRTLLRGGMSLRGQNLLRGGRAVAPRMGLRRGGVRGRGGPGRGGLGRGAMGRGGIGGRGRGMIGRGRGGFGGRGRGRGRGRGALTRPVLTKEQLDNQLDAYMSKTKGHLDAELDAYMAQTDPETND, from the exons ATGGCTGCACAGTCAGCACCGAAAGTTGTGCTAAAAAGCACCACCAAGATGTCTCTAAATGAGCG CTTTACTAATATGCTGAAGAACAAACAGCCGATGCCAGTGAATATTCGGGCTTcgatgcagcagcagcagcagctagccAGTGCCAGAAACAGAAGACTGGCCCAGCAGATGGAGAATAGACCCTCTGTCCAGGCAGCATTAAAACTGAAGCAG AGCTTAAAGCAGCGCCTGGGTAAGAGTAACATCCAGGCACGTTTAGGCCGACCCATAGGTGCCCTGGCCAGGGGAGCAATTGGAGGAAGAGGCCTACCCATAATCCAGAGAGGCTTGCCCCGAGGAGGACTACGTGGGGGACGTGCCACCAGAACCCTGCTTAGGGGCGGGATGTCGCTCCGAG GTCAAAACCTGCTCCGAGGTGGACGAGCCGTAGCTCCCCGAATGGGCTTAAGAAGAGGTGGTGTTCGAGGTCGTGGAGGTCCTGGGAGAGGGGGCCTAGGGCGTGGAGCTATGGGTCGTGGCGGAATCGGTGGTAGAG GTCGGGGTATGATAGGTCGGGGAAGAGGGGGCTTTGGAGGCCGAGGCCGAGGTCGTGGCCGAGGAAGAGGTGCCCTCACTCGCCCTGTATTAACCAAGGAGCAGCTGGACAACCAATTGGATGCATACATGTCGAAAACTAAAGGACACCTGGATGCTGAATTGGATGCCTACATGGCACAGACAGATCCTGAAACCAATGATtga
- the Chtop gene encoding chromatin target of PRMT1 protein isoform X5 has translation MAAQSAPKVVLKSTTKMSLNERFTNMLKNKQPMPVNIRASMQQQQQLASARNRRLAQQMENRPSVQAALKLKQTLYASPDSGCGRICPSCGWASRGRCHATVRTLTGSTAWLCIESALNNTHPHSEPLGSLTENKQGFLLCLPFSRGVVRFIHDSGKQ, from the exons ATGGCTGCACAGTCAGCACCGAAAGTTGTGCTAAAAAGCACCACCAAGATGTCTCTAAATGAGCG CTTTACTAATATGCTGAAGAACAAACAGCCGATGCCAGTGAATATTCGGGCTTcgatgcagcagcagcagcagctagccAGTGCCAGAAACAGAAGACTGGCCCAGCAGATGGAGAATAGACCCTCTGTCCAGGCAGCATTAAAACTGAAGCAG ACTTTATATGCAAGTCCGGACAGTGGCTGTGGAAGGATATGTCCAAGCTGTGGCTGGGCGTCCAGAGGGCGGTGCCATGCAACTGTAAGGACTTTAACTGGTAGCACTGCATGGCTGTGCATAGAGTCAGCACTTAATAACACCCACCCCCACTCTGAACCTTTGGGCTCACTGACTGAAAATAAGCAAGGCTTTCTGCTTTGTCTACCTTTCAGCCGTGGAGTGGTTAGGTTCATCCATGACTCAGGAAAGCAATGA